The genomic segment GGCGAGGCATTCGCCGAGGAACTCGCGCAGCGTGGGATGGATGTTGTGATCGTAGCGAGATCAAAGGACAAGCTGGAGCAATTGGCGGAACGGTTGAGATCGCAACACTCGATTCAAGCCGAGGTGATTGTCCAGGATCTAACGACACCCGAAGCCGCAACAGCCGTCTACAAGGCAGTGGAAACTCTAGGCTGGCCCATTGATCTGTTGATTAACAATGCGGGCTTTGGGGACTATGGCGTATTTTGCGATCGCCCCCGCCAAAAACAGCTCGACATGATCCAGCTCAATATTTCAGCGTTAGTGGATCTCACTCACCAGTTTTTACCCAGAATGATAGAGCGCCAGTCAGGCAGCATGATCAACGTGGCCTCTATTGCCGCCTTTCAGCCGTTACCCTACCTATCAGTTTATGCTGCCACCAAAGCCTTCGTCCTGAGCTTTAGCGAAGCCCTGTGGGAAGAGAATCGCAAGCACAACATCTCTATATTGGCAGTTTGCCCCGGTCCCACCGAGTCCCAGTTTTTTGAAGCCGCAGAGTTTCCCTCAGCCCTCGCGGGCGGCAGTCAGAAGGCAACCCCTGCAGAAGAGGTCGTCAAGGAAGCGCTTCAGGCTTTAGCCGAGAAACAATCAAATGTTGTGACCGGTGGTATCAGCAACTGGCTAATCAGCAATGTCCCTCGGCTTT from the Acaryochloris thomasi RCC1774 genome contains:
- a CDS encoding SDR family NAD(P)-dependent oxidoreductase: MGTALITGASSGIGEAFAEELAQRGMDVVIVARSKDKLEQLAERLRSQHSIQAEVIVQDLTTPEAATAVYKAVETLGWPIDLLINNAGFGDYGVFCDRPRQKQLDMIQLNISALVDLTHQFLPRMIERQSGSMINVASIAAFQPLPYLSVYAATKAFVLSFSEALWEENRKHNISILAVCPGPTESQFFEAAEFPSALAGGSQKATPAEEVVKEALQALAEKQSNVVTGGISNWLISNVPRLWPRQSLVKGVAKVMQPPATK